AATCTGGATGGGCTGGGCGCCAAACAGGGCCGTGCACTGGTCCAGGGCCTGGCGCAGCAGCTCCCGCCCCAGGCCGTAGCGCCGCAGCCGGGGGCTCACCACCACCCGCCCAATGCTGGCCTCGGGGTAGCTGATGCCGGGCCCGAACAGCCGGGCATAGGCTGCCAGCTCCCCGGCCGGCGTGTGGCCCAGCAGGTGGGTGGCCGCCTGGTCCTGCCCGTCAATATCCTGAAAGGCGCAGGTCTGCTCCACCACAAATACTTCGGAGCGCAGCTGCAACAGGGCGTACAGCTCGGCCAGGCTGAGGTCGGCGAAAGGCTTAGTGGTCCAGGTCAGGGTCATGCAAAAGAAGGCAAACAGCAACAGCCGCAAAGATGGTAGGCGGACCGCAGAAACCGGTGGAAACCGGTGGAAACCGGTGGAAACCAGTGGAAACCAGTTGTGGTAGGTGGGCTTGGTGCAACGGGCGCTATTCTTCGGCGGGCTTAGCACCCGGCAGGCGGCTTTTCAGCCACTTAATCTGCCCATTGTGGTTGGATTCGTGTTCCACCACGTGAAACCACTTGCAGTAGTTGTTGGTGGGCTGATTGCCGAAGAAGGCCGGGTCCACGGCGGCCAGCCAGGCGTCGTCGCGCCGGCGTAGCTCGGTGAGGGTTTTCTCCCGCACTTCCTGCAAGGTGGCGAGGTAGTAGGGCAGGTCCTGGCCTTTGATGGCGTGGCGCCCGGCTGGGCCCAGGCCCATGACCGCACCCCAGCGTTTTTGCTCCTGGGCATTGTAGCCGTTGCGGCCATCGAAGGTGGTAGCCTGGTAGAATGCTTCGGTGGCGGCCAGGTGAAGCAACATGGCCCCGATGATATTGGCCTGGGGGTCGAACAGGTGGTCGAGCTGGGACTGGCCGAGGCTTTGCACGGAACTGAGCACTACCCCGCGCATCCAGTGCATCATCGAAACCAGTGTCCCGATTTGCGGGGAGTAGCCCGGCAGCGGCCCGACGAGGTTTGAGTTGTCGGCGGGAGCCGAAGGAGTGCCAGTAGAGCAGGCCAGAGCCGGAAACAACACCACACCGGTAGCAGCACCAGCAGCACTCTGCACAAAGCGCCGCCGCGACACAGACGTTGTTTTCATACAAAGAGAAAGTTAGGTGTGGTTTCTAGCCTTCGTTTGCCTCACCCCCAACCCCCTCTCCGGGGGAGAGGGGGCTCTAGTTTTAGCTTGTAGCTTGCTCAGGCTGCGGACACCGGCACGGGAGCCAGTTCCCTTCCTTAGCAGGGAGGGGGAGTTGATGATGAAAGAACGTCAACTAGAATCTAGAGCCCCTCTCCTTTTCGGAGAGGGGTGGGGGTGAGGCGATTAGAGCTAGTTCCGCTCCTTGCCAGGGAGGAAACTAACTTACTAACCCTAACTCCTGCAGTTGCGGCAGGTACGGGCTGGGCTAGCGGCTTCCAGCTTTGTCCAGCACGGCCACCACGTCTTTGGTGGAAACCTTCTGGCCGGTTTCGGCAGCGCGGTAGATGGCTTGCAGAATTTGCACGTCGCGCAGGCCCATTTCGCCAGGCACGCGGGTGGGCTTGTTGTTAAGGACGCAGTCGGCGAAGTCGTCCATCTGGCGGGCTTGCTGAGGCACGTTTTGCAGGTTCATGGGGCCCTGGCTGGTGCGGCCCCGGAGGCCGCCGTAGCCGAAGGCGGGCTGCAGCTCCATCCAGCCGTTGGCGGCTTCGGCGCGCAGGCGGCTGTTCAGGTTCTCGGCGTAGCTGGTGCGGCAGTCGGCCACGGCACCATCGGCAAACTGCATCTGCCAGCTTACCCCGGCTTCCACTTCCTTGAACAGCACGGGGTCGGTTTTCGGGGCGAACTTGGCGGTAACCGACGTCGGCAGCTCGCCTTTGGTGTAGATGACGCCCTGCACGCAATAGATGCCCATGTCCATGAGCGGCCCGCCGCCGGCCAGCTCCTTGTCTACCCGCCAGGGCGTGTCGTTGTTGAAGCGGAAGCCGTTGTCGGCCAGCAGCTTGCGCACCGGCCCCAGCACCTGCTGCTGGCCCAGGCGCATCATTTCCTGATGGTGGGGCTCGAAGTGCAGGCGGTAGCCGATGCTCAGCTTCTTGCCGGCTTTTTGCATGGCCGCAATCATGCGGCGGCAGTCGTCGGCAGTGGGCGCCATGGGCTTCTCGCAGATGACGTGCTTGCCGGCCCGCGCCGCCCGCTCCACGTACTCGGCGTGCATGCCCACCGGCAGCACCACGTACACAATGTCGATGTCCGGGTTGTCGGCAATTCGGTCGAAGGTCTTATAGTCGTAGCTATTTTTTTCGGGCAGGTTGTACTGCTGCTGCCACTGCGTTGCCTTGGCCGGCGTGCCCGTCACGATGCCGGCCAGGCGGCAGAGCTGGGTTTGCTGCAAGGCCGGCGCCAGCTGCCCGGCGCTGTACTTGCCCAGGCCCACCAGGGCCACGCCCAGCTTGCGGCCGGTTTGCCAGGCGTCCAGGCTGGCCGGCCCGTAGCCCGCTTCCGTCAGCCACGCCAGCTGCTGAGCCAGGGCCGAGCTGCCTAGCAGCGTGGCTCCCAGCCCCAGCGAAAGGGTACGTACAAACTCCCGGCGGGAGGGAGGGGCTATGTTCCGAAAAGAATGCATACGCCAGACAGTTTACGGTTGCTACTACTACCTGTACTCTGCTGAGGGCCTGCTGGTTGTCTTCAGCGGCAGATGTAGAAAACAAGTAAGCAATACCGCCACCAGCGCAGCCTGCATCCGCTTATTGCTGCCGCAAGCCGGCCAGCAGGGCCGGGGCCTGCTGCCGCACCCTGGCTTTCTCCGGGGCGGTAAGGGTGGGCTTGAGCAGCAGATCGAACACGGGCTGCTGCTCCGCGGGCAGGCCGGCCCGCCGGATGCGCTGGTCTTTGGCCGACAGACCTCTGACCAGCGCCGTAACCTGCTGCAAGGCGTGGTCGGGGCTGAGGGGAGCCGGGGCCCTGGGCGGCGCAGCGGCCGTGCCCCCGCTTAGGTAGCGGAACTCGATGATGCAGCCTTTGCAGGCGGCTCCTTTGGGCCCTGTTTCTGCCGTGGGCCCCGAGGTGATAGACGAGCTGTCGGTGGCCAGGTAGAGCCGGGTGCCATCGGGGCTGAGGGCCAGGTCGCGGTAGCGCACCGGCGCCCGGAAGTAGGTAAGTGTGTCGGAGGCCACGGCCGCGCCGTCGGGCGCCAGCTTCAACCGAATCAGCTTGCCTTTCTTCAGCGTGGGCACCAGCAACGAATGCTGCCAGCCGGGAATGGCCGCGGCCGAGTACACGTCGAGGGAGCTGGGCGCCTCCGAGTTCCAGGTAGGCTCGTCGGGGCTCTGGGCGCGGGTGCGGGTGAGGACGGTGGTCAGAAGCTCGTTGCTGAGCGGGTAGAGTGTGGCAATGGGGTTGCGGTAGGCAGGGCCCAGGGCCGCTGCGTTGGCCTGCTCGCTGCCGATGGTGGGGTAGGTGGTGTGCCAGGGGCCCGGCAGCGTGGAGTGGGCCGAGGCTGCGGCGGCCAGGCCGTTGTAGTTGCCATCGGCCAGGCCAATTACCAGCGGGTGGCCGTAGTTGCGGCCTCGCTCGATCAGGTTGATTTCCTCGTCGGAGAAGGGGCCGTGCTCCGAGGCGTACAGCCGCCCGGTGCCGCCCACCATGGCGTAGGCCAGGCCCTGGGGGTTGCGGTGGCCCAAGCTCCAGACGGCACTCTGCCGCGGCCCGCTGCCGAACGGATTGTCGTTGGGTATCCACGGGTCGTAGGGGCCGGCGTCGGTGTCGGGCTCGGCGTTGAAGCGCAGCACCTTGCCCTCGTAGCGGCCGGGGTCCTGAGCGTGGTTGGGCCGGCCGCCGTTTTCAAACTGCCCCGCGCCCAGGTCGCCCACGGTGTAGAACAGGTAGGTGCGGCCGGCCACCGGGGCCAGCAGCAGGCGGCCGGCGTTGTGGTCGTTGCTGGCCGGAATACTGTCGCAGAGCATTACGGGCCGAACGAGGGTGTGAGCCGCGGCATCGTACTCGTAGCGCACCAGCCGGGCCGTGAAGAAGTGGCCGCCGTAGTTAGGGGCGCCGCCGTTGCCCGGCCGCCCGGCCCCGGCGTGCCGGTCGATGTAGGCCAGGTACACGTAGGGCTTGCCGCTGAGCAGCCGAGGGTGTAGGGCCAGGCCCATCAGCCCGCCCTGGGGCCAGGGCTTGCCGCCGTCCACCGCATCCGGAATACGG
This region of Hymenobacter sp. YIM 151500-1 genomic DNA includes:
- a CDS encoding GNAT family N-acetyltransferase; translated protein: MTLTWTTKPFADLSLAELYALLQLRSEVFVVEQTCAFQDIDGQDQAATHLLGHTPAGELAAYARLFGPGISYPEASIGRVVVSPRLRRYGLGRELLRQALDQCTALFGAQPIQIGAQLYLQDFYESFGFRQQGPGYLEDGIPHIHMVRP
- a CDS encoding DinB family protein → MKTTSVSRRRFVQSAAGAATGVVLFPALACSTGTPSAPADNSNLVGPLPGYSPQIGTLVSMMHWMRGVVLSSVQSLGQSQLDHLFDPQANIIGAMLLHLAATEAFYQATTFDGRNGYNAQEQKRWGAVMGLGPAGRHAIKGQDLPYYLATLQEVREKTLTELRRRDDAWLAAVDPAFFGNQPTNNYCKWFHVVEHESNHNGQIKWLKSRLPGAKPAEE
- a CDS encoding Gfo/Idh/MocA family protein, with amino-acid sequence MHSFRNIAPPSRREFVRTLSLGLGATLLGSSALAQQLAWLTEAGYGPASLDAWQTGRKLGVALVGLGKYSAGQLAPALQQTQLCRLAGIVTGTPAKATQWQQQYNLPEKNSYDYKTFDRIADNPDIDIVYVVLPVGMHAEYVERAARAGKHVICEKPMAPTADDCRRMIAAMQKAGKKLSIGYRLHFEPHHQEMMRLGQQQVLGPVRKLLADNGFRFNNDTPWRVDKELAGGGPLMDMGIYCVQGVIYTKGELPTSVTAKFAPKTDPVLFKEVEAGVSWQMQFADGAVADCRTSYAENLNSRLRAEAANGWMELQPAFGYGGLRGRTSQGPMNLQNVPQQARQMDDFADCVLNNKPTRVPGEMGLRDVQILQAIYRAAETGQKVSTKDVVAVLDKAGSR
- a CDS encoding PQQ-dependent sugar dehydrogenase; this encodes MAQGLSDPWEVTYGPDNMLWVTEARGYRVSRLDPATGARRVLLDLSRARQFPRYDRIPDAVDGGKPWPQGGLMGLALHPRLLSGKPYVYLAYIDRHAGAGRPGNGGAPNYGGHFFTARLVRYEYDAAAHTLVRPVMLCDSIPASNDHNAGRLLLAPVAGRTYLFYTVGDLGAGQFENGGRPNHAQDPGRYEGKVLRFNAEPDTDAGPYDPWIPNDNPFGSGPRQSAVWSLGHRNPQGLAYAMVGGTGRLYASEHGPFSDEEINLIERGRNYGHPLVIGLADGNYNGLAAAASAHSTLPGPWHTTYPTIGSEQANAAALGPAYRNPIATLYPLSNELLTTVLTRTRAQSPDEPTWNSEAPSSLDVYSAAAIPGWQHSLLVPTLKKGKLIRLKLAPDGAAVASDTLTYFRAPVRYRDLALSPDGTRLYLATDSSSITSGPTAETGPKGAACKGCIIEFRYLSGGTAAAPPRAPAPLSPDHALQQVTALVRGLSAKDQRIRRAGLPAEQQPVFDLLLKPTLTAPEKARVRQQAPALLAGLRQQ